One Panicum virgatum strain AP13 chromosome 3N, P.virgatum_v5, whole genome shotgun sequence DNA segment encodes these proteins:
- the LOC120664819 gene encoding uncharacterized protein LOC120664819 isoform X1 yields the protein MRRRLRIGRVLDCFTSSVQCAGGCLCVRALEDEEDAAVEREALVASGRRRQQQVLRLRDLVDGTRTLGFHLQPKTVELRVAMHCNGCAKKVHKHISKMEGVTWFEVNLESKKVVVKGDVTPFEVLQSVSKVKFAQLWMAGPQRT from the exons atgaggcggcggctgcgcatCGGCAGGGTCCTGGACTGCTTCACCTCCTCCGTGCAGTGCGCGGGCGGCTGCCTGTGCGTCCGCGCgctggaggacgaggaggacgcgGCCGTCGAGAGGGAGGCGCTGGTGGCGAgcggtcgccgccggcagcagcaggTGCTGCGGCTCAGGGACCTCGTCGACGGGACCAGGACGCTCGGCTTCCACCTGCAGCCCAAG ACGGTGGAGCTGAGGGTGGCCATGCACTGCAACGGCTGCGCCAAGAAGGTTCACAAGCACATCTCCAAGATGGAAG GCGTGACATGGTTCGAGGTGAACCTGGAGAGCAAGAAGGTGGTTGTGAAGGGGGACGTGACGCCCTTCGAGGTGCTGCAGAGCGTCTCCAAGGTCAAGTTCGCGCAGCTCTGGATGGCCGGGCCCCAGCGCACCTGA
- the LOC120664819 gene encoding uncharacterized protein LOC120664819 isoform X2, with translation MRRRLRIGRVLDCFTSSVQCAGGCLCVRALEDEEDAAVEREALVASGRRRQQQVLRLRDLVDGTRTLGFHLQPKTVELRVAMHCNGCAKKVHKHISKMEGSKTRAPFRCTAKFLHPFRTNARSPT, from the exons atgaggcggcggctgcgcatCGGCAGGGTCCTGGACTGCTTCACCTCCTCCGTGCAGTGCGCGGGCGGCTGCCTGTGCGTCCGCGCgctggaggacgaggaggacgcgGCCGTCGAGAGGGAGGCGCTGGTGGCGAgcggtcgccgccggcagcagcaggTGCTGCGGCTCAGGGACCTCGTCGACGGGACCAGGACGCTCGGCTTCCACCTGCAGCCCAAG ACGGTGGAGCTGAGGGTGGCCATGCACTGCAACGGCTGCGCCAAGAAGGTTCACAAGCACATCTCCAAGATGGAAG GTAGCAAAACCAGAGCCCCTTTTCGGTGTACAGCCAAATTTCTCCACCCATTTCGAACCAATGCAAGaagccccacctag